The DNA window CGACCTCCGCCTCCAGCTTGGCGACGCGGTCCTCGGGCGAACCGGCATCGGCACCATTGGTGCCACCGTTTGCGGCGGCCGTGTTGGCGGTCTCGGCGGTGGCCTCGGTCGGCTCCACGGTGGCGTCGGCGGGCTTGTTCTGCTCTTCGCTCATGGTTTTCTCAATTCTTGCTTGGTCAGTATGGCGGGGAGTGAGGCGAGGTGAAAGCGGTCAGCCGATCAGCCGGCTGACCACCTTGGCGGTGTAATCCACCAGCGGAATGATGCGGGCGTAGTTGATGCGGGTCGGGCCGATGACGCCGATGGCGCCGATCACCTGCTCGCGGCTGTTCTGGAAGGGGGAGATGATCATCGAACAGCCGGAGTGGTTGAACAGCACGTTCTCCGCCCCGATGAAGATCTGCACGCCGTCGCCGCGGCCGGTGGCGTCCAGCATGCGCAGCATGGTCTCCTTGGTCTCCAGCGCCTCGAACAGGGCGCGCACGCGCTCCAGGTCCGACAGGGCGGTGACGTCCTCCAGCAGGCGGGACTGGCCGCGGACGATCAGCTGGCCGGCATTCGACCCGCCGCTGCCGGCCCAGGTGGCCAGCCCTGCGGAAACCACCTTGCGCGACAGCTCGTCCAGCTGGGTCTTCTGCTGTTCGATCTCCTGCAGCACCTCCTGCCGGGCTTCGTCCAACGTGCGGCCGGCGAGCTTGGCGCTGAGGAAGTTCGACACCGTCTGCAGGGTGGAGGTCGGGACCCCCATCGGCACCTCGATCACCCGGTTCTCGACCAGACCGTCCTCGTTGACCAGGACGACCAGGGCGCGGCCGGGGCCGAGCGACACGAATTCGATGTGCTTCAACGGCCGGTCGGTCTTGGGCGCCACCACCAGCCCGGCGCAGTGCGACAGGCCGGACAGCATGGTCGACGCCTCGCCCAGCACGTCGGCGAAGGCCCGGCCGGAGGCGGCGCATTTCGCTTCGATCGAGGCACGCTCGTCCTCGGTCAGCGACCCGATCTCCAGCAGGCCGTCGACGAACATGCGCAGGCCGGCGTCGGTCGGGATGCGGCCGGCGGAGGTGTGCGGGGCGTAGAGCAGCCCCTGCTCCTCCAGGTCGGCCATCACGTTGCGGATGGTCGCGGGCGACAAGGCCATGCCAAGCCGCCGCGAGATGGTGCGCGAGCCGACCGGCTCGCCGGACGCCACATAGGCGTCGACGATCAGTCGGAAGACTTCGCGTGATCGCTGGTTCAGCTCGTTGATCATGGACGTCTGGCGGTCTTTATCTGGGCCGTCGTTTCGCATTCGGTCGACGTGGATCGGAAATCCCGCCGACCGGTCCGAATTTAGGCAGGTCCAACCGCCGAATCAACGTGCGGGGCGAAGAAGCCCCGCTCACCTGCGACCGTAGGCCGCCGTCACTGTTCCGTCAGGAAGGCATGGTACTGGGCGCTGATGGCGCCGACCGCCGCCTCGTACAGCTGGCGGCCGTGCTCGGGGCGGGCAAGGCCGGGGGCGGAGCCGATACGGCCGTCCGGGTAGCGGCGGCGGAAGTCGCGGGCGTCGTGGAACCCGCCGGCCGGCGCCTGTTCCGGCTCCAGCGCCACGGTCTTGATCGAGTCGGGATAGGCGTATTGGGTGACCGACACCTCGCTGGGGGTGGCGTGCGAGCCTTCCTTGCCCTGGTACAGCTCGCGCGATAGCCGGCCGACCTCGCCATTCTCCCACCAGTTCACCAGGGCGCAGCGCAGGTCCGGCGCGTCGCGGCCGCGCAGCGCCCGGTTCTCCGCATGGATCTCGTAGAAGGCGGCGCGGACGGTGGCGATGTTGCCGCCATGGCCGTTGACGAAGAAGAAGCGCTCGAACCCGTGTTCGACCAGCGAGCCGACATAGTCGCGCAGCACCGCGATCAGCGTCGACGGCTTCAGCGTCATCGAGCCGGGGAATTCCATGTGGTGGACGGCCATGCCGACCGGGATCGTCGGGCCTACAAGTGCGCCGGTGGCGTCGCCGACCCCCTTCGCGATGAACTCGGCGCAGATGGCGTCGGTGCCGACCAGCCCGTTCGGCCCGTGCTGCTCGGTCGAGCCGATCGGCATGATGATGCCCTTGGAGGTCTTCAGATAGGCCTCGACCTCGGCCCAGGTGCTCAGGTGAAGCTGCACGGTGGCGGATCCTTTTCGACGATGCGTGCCGGGAATGGGTTTGCCCTCATGTTAGGCGGCCGGCCGGCCGCGACAACCGTTCCCTGCGCCGGGCGGGCATGCCCGGACCACGCCGGCCGGCCGAACTCATCCCGCGCTGGCGCAATGATGTTGCGGTGACTACAATCGCGTGCATTCTGCCCGAACGGGCGTCTCTTCCGGGGTGTGGTGGTGGTAGCGCGCGTCAACACGGTGGCGTTCCAGGGCATCGAGGTGCTGGGGATCGACGTCCAGGTCCAGATGTCCGGCGGCCTCGTCGCCTTCACCGTCGTCGGCCTGCCCGACAAGGCGGTGGGCGAAAGCCGGGAGCGGGTGCGCGCCGCCCTGCACGCGCTGGGGCTGGCACTGCCGGCGAAGCGCATCACCGTCAACCTCGCCCCCGCCGACGTGCTGAAGGAGGGCAGCCATTTCGACCTGCCCATCGCGCTCGGCCTGCTGACGGTGATGGGGGTGCTGCCGGATGCAGAGATCGCCCGCTATGTCGCGCTGGGCGAGCTGGCGCTGGACGGCGCCCTGACCCCGGTGGCCGGCGTTCTGCCCGCCGCCATCGACGCGCTGGCCAACGACCGCGGGCTGATCTGCCCGGCGGCGTCCGGCGGGGAGGCGGCCTGGGCCGGTCCCGATCTTGACGTGCTGGCGCCGGCCAACCTGCTGGCCCTCATCAACCATTTCAAGGGCACCCAGGTGCTGACCCCGCCCAAGCCGCGCATGCAGGAACAGGACGCGCCGCCGCCCGACCTGCGCGACGTGAAGGGCAACGAGACCGCCAAGCGCGCGCTGGAGGTTGCCGCCGCCGGCTCGCACAACCTGCTGATGGTCGGTCCGCCCGGTTCCGGCAAGTCGATGCTGGCCGCCCGCCTGCCCGGCCTGCTGCCGCCGCTCGACCCGGCGGAGGCGCTGGAGGTGTCGATGATCCACAGCGTCGGCGGGCTGCTGGAGGAGGGGCGGCTGCTGCGCCAGCGCCCCTACCGCGCGCCGCACCAGTCGGCCAGCCTGCCGGCGCTGGTCGGCGGCGGCACGCGGGCCAAGCCGGGGGAGATTTCGCTGGCGCACCAGGGCGTTCTGTTCCTCGACGAATTGCCGGAGTTCCCGCGTGCGCTGCTGGAGGCGTTGCGTCAACCGCTGGAGACCGGCAAGGCGGTGGTCAGCCGTGCCAACCACCATGTGACCTATCCGGCGCGCGTGCAGCTTGTGGCGGCGATGAACCCCTGCCGCTGC is part of the Azospirillum lipoferum 4B genome and encodes:
- a CDS encoding creatininase family protein; translation: MQLHLSTWAEVEAYLKTSKGIIMPIGSTEQHGPNGLVGTDAICAEFIAKGVGDATGALVGPTIPVGMAVHHMEFPGSMTLKPSTLIAVLRDYVGSLVEHGFERFFFVNGHGGNIATVRAAFYEIHAENRALRGRDAPDLRCALVNWWENGEVGRLSRELYQGKEGSHATPSEVSVTQYAYPDSIKTVALEPEQAPAGGFHDARDFRRRYPDGRIGSAPGLARPEHGRQLYEAAVGAISAQYHAFLTEQ
- a CDS encoding YifB family Mg chelatase-like AAA ATPase, producing MVARVNTVAFQGIEVLGIDVQVQMSGGLVAFTVVGLPDKAVGESRERVRAALHALGLALPAKRITVNLAPADVLKEGSHFDLPIALGLLTVMGVLPDAEIARYVALGELALDGALTPVAGVLPAAIDALANDRGLICPAASGGEAAWAGPDLDVLAPANLLALINHFKGTQVLTPPKPRMQEQDAPPPDLRDVKGNETAKRALEVAAAGSHNLLMVGPPGSGKSMLAARLPGLLPPLDPAEALEVSMIHSVGGLLEEGRLLRQRPYRAPHQSASLPALVGGGTRAKPGEISLAHQGVLFLDELPEFPRALLEALRQPLETGKAVVSRANHHVTYPARVQLVAAMNPCRCGHLDDASLACARAPKCAADYQSKISGPLFDRIDLHIDVPAVSPADLSLPPPAEGSADIAARVAVARAIQAERYGGFGPYPAGRAVRTNAEADGELLEKVASPDAPGRALLTEAAERLKLSARGYHRVMRVGRTLADLDGVEGVRRRHIAEALSYRRIAPGR
- the hrcA gene encoding heat-inducible transcriptional repressor HrcA yields the protein MINELNQRSREVFRLIVDAYVASGEPVGSRTISRRLGMALSPATIRNVMADLEEQGLLYAPHTSAGRIPTDAGLRMFVDGLLEIGSLTEDERASIEAKCAASGRAFADVLGEASTMLSGLSHCAGLVVAPKTDRPLKHIEFVSLGPGRALVVLVNEDGLVENRVIEVPMGVPTSTLQTVSNFLSAKLAGRTLDEARQEVLQEIEQQKTQLDELSRKVVSAGLATWAGSGGSNAGQLIVRGQSRLLEDVTALSDLERVRALFEALETKETMLRMLDATGRGDGVQIFIGAENVLFNHSGCSMIISPFQNSREQVIGAIGVIGPTRINYARIIPLVDYTAKVVSRLIG